Genomic DNA from Parambassis ranga chromosome 5, fParRan2.1, whole genome shotgun sequence:
GCTTTAGAGTGGTTAAGAATATATGCAAGTGTGCCTCCTAGTTCTAGTAGTATACTGTATCCTTTGATATGTAAGGGTACAAGGGGCAAGTGCATATTTTATATTCACAGTCCCGAAATGTTGGTATAGTTGTGTCAAAACAAATCGCATAATGTAGCTTTAATGTAGTCAATCAAGATaaggtttaaaaatgtttaaaaactaATAAATGTTGTATTCACAATCTAGTTACATCCTCATAATGTAACTAAAGTGACCACTCTGGTTCATTGTTTgatgggaataaaaaaaaactaatctgTGCATATTCAAGAATTGATTCCtgccatttattcatttattttaaaaggaaTTGCAGCCTGTTTTTTTCAATGGTAGAGTTTAAAATAGACTATTAATGGGCATGTCTAACACTGAGACCCAATTCTCACATTTTAGGTcttaggagatttcattctgatgccctttttgttaaattagtgtaacttctctttacaatctgatagcaacccaTTACTTAAAccatttcacattaaaacgaagaatattaatcatctgtggaagctataaaatgctaaaaacatcagctaatcctccgggtggaccctgcgtggagtattggctggttgtcactctcttcctgctctgcgcgcaccagacaggtagtgcatgatggccgaagtcacagaccgcagctcgtcttcaggtaatgcgcatccatgtgatttggaggcgtggctccggggtgagctccgagagaaaggggcatgtgtttacttaaaaatctggctgactcacagAGTTTTCAAattctcctaccctacctttaaaatttCACAATCATATTTTGTTTGGGGCTAAACTGACTTTTGTGCCACTCTGTTGGGACAGATTATCTAATGTTTACAGGCCTTCCCTCCCAGCCTGTTGCTGCCTGTCTTTTGACATTTACTTTTTCCCACATCTGCATTGTGTAATTCAGGCTCCACGACTTTTTGTCCAGACATGAACCTGCAGCACACACTTAAtattctgggaaaaaaaacagttctgaAAATTTAATCCCTGTTTCTTTACTTCTCTACTCCAGCCTAAAGAAGCTGTGGGCCCCAGGCCAATAAAGGTACTAAGCTGACACTTTTTTCATGCTAAAGTAATAAGTGAAACATCCTACTAATTTCTGTCACTGTTCTCATTACAGAAAAGAAGCACAAACTCTGCAAATGTAAGGAACTCATTTTGctataaaataaagaataaataacTGTGAGCCAAAAACAAATGAGGCTATGGTCAGAGTGATGGTAGCTTGAATCTCATGGTAGTAGAGCTGCAGAATGAAATCCACATTTCATGAACTTCATTGCTTCCAGATGCcactgcttttcttttctctccccaCAGGaatgtctttattttctttttgtttactgGAGGACGTAAGCATTCTAGAGGAGATTTGTCcatttgtgttttattcttttctACATTTTTGTGAGAAACAATCCCCATCTTATGACACCTGTGCCAGAATTCAGGGCAGACCAGAATAAGCTGCCTGCCCTCTTGACCCCTGTTCTTTGTGGGTATGGCCTCAGAAGGCCTTCACAAAACATCTCATAACATATCTGCCATGCTTTCTGAAGGTGGAGGTGTACAGTGTTCGTTTCACCAGTGTTGTGACGTCTCGCTTCGCCCACACCGTCATGTCCACTAAGGCCTTAAACAAAGCCAACTCCTCTCAGGAAATCTTCTTCGAGGTGGAGCTTCCAAAGACTGCCTTCATCACCAACTTCAGCATGTCAGTTGGCACTGCTTTTGATATGTGGACATATAACACGTTTTTTTCTAACCCTGACAAATGTCTTCATGCCTCACAGGGAGATTCATGGGCAGATGTATGCtggagaggtgaaggagaaagagaaagctaAAAAACAGTATGACAATGCGGTTTCTTCTGGACAGACGGCCGGCCTGGTCAAGTATGCTGGACTAAGAAACAAACAAGGGTatgtttgttcattttaaaatatcCCACTTGCATTATTACAGGGCTTCtgggagaaagatggagaagtTTTCAGTGTCTGTAAACATTGCTGCACAAAGCAGTGTGACTTTCACTTTGATCTATGAAGAGCTCCTCCAAAGGAAACATGGCAAATATGAGATTTTGACCCGAGTTAAAGCAGAACAACCAGTGCAGGAGTTTCAGGTAAAACACACTTTCCTTAAAAATGATAAGGTCATAATGGCTGAAAAGGTTGTTAGACACTGTATctacctgtttgtgtgtgtgtgtgcagattcaGTCAGACATCTATGAGCCAGAGGGTATTACTTTTGTTGAAGCCACTGCATCTTTCCTCACCAATGAGCTGCTCCCCCTGGTAGAGAAAACCATAACAGACACAAcggtaaagggttaaaaatacCTAGTCAGTTTACCAATGACGTGCCAAGTAATGATGAGTAAATTCAGTCTCTTTGTCTTTCAGGCACACATCTCTTTCTCACCAACAgcggagcagcagaggaagtgtCCAGGATGTGACGGGACATTAATTAACGGAGATTTCATAATTGAGTATGATGTGAAACGAGAAGAAAACCTGGGAGAGGTTCAGGTGTGTGAATAACAACGACATTGCATAAGAAGCTGATGTATCACTACTGTGACTATAAATCAGGAGTTCTGTTCCCTTACAGGTTGTGAATGGATACTTTGTGCACTTCTTTTCTCCCCCTGACCTGCCAAGAGTCCCAAAGAATGTGGTGTTTGTGATTGACAGGAGTGGGTCAATGTCAGGAACAAAGATAGCACAGGTAAAAGAGTGATACATAGAAAGTGTAGGTATCACTGTATTTACATCTTCATGTCAGAAACTGTGAACCTTTGCAGACCCGAGACGCTATGATTGCCATTCTGAAGGACCTCCACCAAGATGACCACTTTGGTATCATCTTGTTTGATGGTAAAGTTGTACACTGGAAGCACTCTCTTACCAAAGCAACAGAGGAAAATGTTGCTGAAGCCATCACCTATGTCAAGAAAATCAAAGACAAAGGATGTGAGAGGCAAACACATTTGAACCTTTTTATCTGCATGCGGTTTATTTTACATGAATCTGTCATTAtgtcagtttttacagtgtggacATCATAATAATCTTCACACAGTTTAGGTTGACACTTTTCTCTTTGATGttatgtgttttcatttgtacATTTTAGATCTATCTGTCATTTTGGAGAAATCCAGGCTGAACACTAATAGTAGTAGTAACTATTGTGTCATTGTATTTCAGCCACCAATATCAATGGTGCAGTTCTGAGTGCAGTGCAAATGCTggttgaagaaagaaaaaacaagaagatTCCAGAGAGGAGCACAGACATGGTTATTTTACTGACAGATGGGATGCCAAACAGCGGTAAGTAGTTTTACAGTGCATAAACATTCTGAATACTACCCCTGTTAGAAAGGTTACTATTTCTGTTTTACTCATGAAAAATGTGAGGATGTGTCCAATTTGGGACTGTAAGCTACTTGTTATATACTTCTATGTATGCATCTGTAGGGGTGACCAACGCCGAGCAGATCCAGGAGAATGTGCGCTCTGCCACCGGAGGAAACATGGCACTGTTCTGTCTGGGCATTGGAAATGATGTGGATTATTCCTTCTTGGACGTGATGTGCAAACAGAACAAGGGACTGGCCCGCAGAATCTTTCTGGGGTCAGATGTAGTCATTCAACTAAAGGTAGAATAAGAAAAAATATGGGATGTCCATGCAAATGTGTATTTTAGGACATTTGGCAAAACTGTCAGAATaatttggagtgtgtgttgtttgttccaGGGTTTCTATGAGGAGGTGTCCAgccctctgctgctggaggtggaacTGCGATATCCTGACAATACAGTGGGCTCTGTGACTAAAAACCACTACAGCCAGCTGTTCAACGGCTCAGAGATTATAGTGGCTGGTCAGCTGGATGATAACAACATAGACAACTTCCTGGTAGAAGTCTTTGGCCAAGGGGTGAGAAGTGAAACGGGTAACACACAACCTGGATCAGTCCACTACAATCCAAAACGCCCTCATGCAGATCTATTTCTCCTTCCTCAGTGTGGTCCAGAATGAGAAATTATCCTTAATAACATCTTCATTAGGCTCCATGATTTGGTTGAATGCTCCAGCATGCTAAGATGCTGAACTCTTTTAAACTTGCTAATTCCTCTCTGGTCACTATGATTTCTGTAGCCTGAAGAGGACTTCCAAGTACGGGGAAAGGCCAGAGTGGTAGACTGGCACAGAATTTACCCAGAAAAGAAGTACATCTTTGGAGATTTCATTGAGCGTCTGTGGGCTTACCTCACCATCCAGCAGCTACTGGAGAAGAggtctgtttatctgtttaaTATTAGTGGTTTTAATTGTTCATTCTGAAACAATAATGTAATCTCATCTAATCtaatctcattttttttctgtgacctCAGCACTCAGCAGGAGAAAGACAATATAACAGACAAGGTCCTGGACATGTCCCTGCAGTACAGCTTTGTCACACCTCTCACCTCCATGGTGGTCACCAAGCCTGAAACTGAGGATGGACCAGACAGCCCTCTCATCGCGGACAAGCTGACAGAGGGTACAGAGTGTTATTTTGGTTACCTTCCTTTGTTATAACATTAATATTAACAGCATAAATGTTCCATTCTCTCAATGAAATATCAATTACGTTGTTTCCCTAAATTACAGAGCAGCgacagaaagcagaaagatATGCTGGTATGAAAAACTTTTTAATTCATcacattttaataaacatgcTGCACTCAACCCTTTCATGGAAAATAATTCACTGTACTATTGTCTGTCTTTAGCACGTGCACCAACTGCAGCTGTGGGTTCTCGTGGTAGCTCCAGCACCAGATTACAGACTAGGTTACGTGGTATGTCACGTGGTGTGTCAGATGGTAAGCTTTCCACACTTTTGTGCCGTTAAAATGAAATCCTTACAAGGCAGGCTCCACACACTGCTCCTGCTCCAAAGAATAGAACCAAATGGTGCCACTGCGGCTACAGACTGGATTTAATCATGTCTGCCATACTtgcttgttgtgtttggttTCACAGTGGATGGAGATCCTCACTTCATGATAGAGCTCCCTGACAGAGAAGACGCTCTGTGCTTTAACATCAATGACAAACCAGGAACCATTTTCAATCTGGTCAGAGACCCAACATCAGGTCAGCCGTGAGCTTTGTGCTACATCACTTTAACTTTGATGCCAGGAATAATAAAGCACAGCTGTAGCTGTTAGCAGCTGTTAATATTAGCAGGTGATAGCAATAAATTATGAGGTATTTTGTGCATACAAACGCTGAAGCATTAGGTCCTCAGATTTGGACATGACTGCTTATATCCCAGAGACAGACATGTTAGCGTTCACTCTGTTAATTTTCTTTGTTAAGCATCAACTAGTCACTGACAAATAGTCGTCCTCCTCTCTATTTTCAGGCTTTGTGGTAAATGGCAAGCTTGTTGGTAAGAAGAAACTTATTCCAGACAATAACCTCCAGACCTACTTTGGGCGTTTTGGTATTACTCATTTGAAACTGGGGCTCAGGCTGGATGTGAGCACTCACGACATCTCTGTGTTCAGCAATGGCAAGCGGGTCAACCTGCTGTGGTCTGATGCAACGCATTTCAAAGACAACAAGTAAGATTTGTGGTCATGTAAGATTAATCACACatttgaaaattaaaaatttaaaaaaaaaaaaacaaatggctgTGAATCAAGAAGAAATGAAACAACTCTTGTTTCTCCTCCAGTATGGACCTCAAGTTGACTAATAACTGCCACCTGACAGTGACGCTGAGACACTCAGTTAAATTCATGATCATTAGACACACAAAGGTTTGGAAGAGACGGCACGACCAACAAGACTATCTGGGGTTCTACACCCTGGACAGCCACCACTTATCTGCTTTAGTTCAGGGTCTGCTAGGTAAACAACTACTAGAGGCCTTCATGTCATGATGGTTGATAGTTACTTCATATTTCcttttcatatttaaaaataaagttgTAAAATAGTTTTTTGCCTCCAGGTCAGTTTTACCATGGGGTTGAGTTTGAGGTGGCAGGCCTGCATCCAGGTAAAGTCCAGGAGCGATTAGATGCCACTATGTATGTGAAGGGACGAACTCTCAACGTGACCAGGTGCACTTGCTGGAAAAAGCTAAAACACACCATGAGCAAGCATGTAGGATATACACACTTACAGCTTTTTATTATGTTACACAGACAATGGCAGAAGGACTTCAGCAGGGATGTGCAAAATGGAGAAAGTATCCCCTGCTGGTTTGTGGACAATGATGGAAGAGGTCTCATTGATGGAAAAGCCTCAGACTACACTGTGTCCACACTGTTTGAATATTAAAACTCAAAAGCTCAGAAGCATGGCTCTGCAGGTACATCATTAAAGTGATGTGTATATTGGCACACctttccttttttattattagggAATTACCAGTTTTGACCTGTGTGTATGCTAGCTCTGGATAAACAGTCTTGATGTCCAGTCTGTATGTGATCAATGCCAGCACATGTGGGAGTAAATTCTGTTATGGTGACAGTCTATAAGCATAACTTTCCTGGCTTCCAACTTTCCTTCTGCACCTTATTCACATGTGAATAAATCACTTTTTAAACCTTTGCCACTGTGTGAGGTTGACTCCAATCACAAATATTACAAATACACAGACGTACATGACAAACTAACAAAAGCTTTCATGAAAAACATATGGGGTGAATTTTAAAATTATGATGAGGGTGAAGTTATGCAAAATTCAGAGACATGACCCCCTCAGAACGTCATTGGCTAATGTGCAGGTCACCTGAAGCCTTCCATGCTATTTAAGCTGGCATGATTTAAttcactctctccctcccttcacaGTCTCActgtttcctcttttattttgaagggctcacttctccctttgtttttggtgttttgACTTCCCCTGTCCTCCTGTGTCACCTCCTGCtattgattacctgccccgccctaataTGTTGCACCTGGGtgtcattgtctctccctctaCCTCATGTATGTAGTCTTTGGCTATGTTTACACATAGCAGGGTTATTTTGATAAACTAATATTTCCTTAcctccattttccaaaataaaatcgCGCACACAGCATATGtttcaaaaaagtttctgtttacattaacccgcataaatacgctcccaagatACATCATAACTAAGCCAATCCTGTGTGTGGCAGTGTAGGAAATAGGAGcagtgcaagccaatcagaagtgtgGACGTTTGTCAAACCTGTCCACATGTGCTTTTTGGAGGAGTCCCTTGAGATGTGAAGTAAGCCATTCAGTTCCTCTACATGCAGAGCTGGAACTTGTTTCACATTGCCAGCAGTGAGTCAGACTCATTTCCAGTGAGGGCTGGACTCCATCAGGACTGCTCTCTGTCACCAATTCTGTTAATCAAGCCACAATTTTTATGGACAAAATGTTTCAGTGCAGCCAAGGGGCTAAAGTGGTCCAGCACCTCTAAATGTGAGGCCATAGTTCTCGCCTTTTATTACataaaaaggaggggggggacAGAAGTATCTCAGGGTGTTGTTAACAAGTGGAGGATGGGTGGGTGGAAGTGGCTTTGTGCAACCTTGCAGAGATGCATGCTCTGCTCCGGTCCACTGTGGTGTCAAGAGATGGGCCACAAAACTAAGTTTTCCATTGACCAGCCAATCTACATTCCTACCCCTATGGCCACAAGCTGTAGGTAGTGAGAGAAAGAATGACATTATGGATACAGATGGTTGAAATTAGGTTCCTGCGCAGGGTGGCTGGACCCTCCTTTGGAGATAACATGGGGAGGAAGCTCTGGAATTTAAGGCTTAGGTTGCTGCCCCTGCAACCAGACCCCAGATAAGTGTAAGGCGATGGATAACTTtaaaatttacatttatttgccACTCACAATCCTCAACACTGTGATTAACAAAAAAAGCCACAGTAAATGAGAGAGTGTTAGCCAAACAAAGTCACTAAAAACCGAAAGCAACAAAAAGCATCTTTCTAAAAGCATTAAAACACTGTGCAAATTAAATGGAAGCAGGACAATGATACCATGATGAACTGACTTTACTGTATACAAATCCACCTTTTTCAATATAAGTACTTATTTTTGAGTTAATGTTTATTACCATGTTAGGTAGGattttaaactgttttaaagaGGCCTGACACAATGTAGTCTGTTACATTTCCATCAATGAGGCCTGTTCCATTACTGTGAATGAACCAGCAGGGAACATTTTCTCCATTCTTCACGTCCTTCCTGAAGTCCCTCTGCCAGCCTCTGTGGATGAGGGACACATTCAGACCAAATgaggatgtaaacacacacgtTTTCCATGGCGAGATGGGGCATAGCGAAATGTAAGTGATGATTAATGTACCTGGTGACATTGAGTTGCCGTTCTTTCACATACATGGTGGCATCTGGTTTCTCTGGAACTTCACCTGGACGCAGGTCTGTCACCTCAAACGCAATCCCATGATAGAACTGACCTGGTGGATGATCAAAAATATAATTGAAGTAAAAATAGAAgaatataaaatgaaaatgaaaaccgTGTGAGTCTTGCCATGTGTGTCATGTTGTACCTAGCAGGCCATGAACAACAGGAGACAGGAGGTGGCTGTCCAGGGTGTAGAAACCCAGGTAGTCTCGGTGGTACGGGTGCTTCTTCCACACTTTGTGTAGCAGGATCACAAACTTAACTGAATCTTTCAGAGTCACAGTCAGGCTGCGATCCTTGGTCAGGAGAAGATCCACACTACAGGAGAAAGTCCGTGACATCATGGCTCATGTTGAGGGCTTCTGTTGCTGACAGACATATTGGAGCAATGTGATCACTCACTTGGGTCCTTTGAGAGAGGCTGTTTCAGACCACTGCAGCTTGACCCATTTGTTGTCCTGGAACACTGAGATGTCCTGAGTGCTCACCTCCAGCCTGACCCCCAGAGTCTGGTGCACGATGCCAAAACGGCAGAAATATGTGTTAACGTGCCCATCAGGGGGAATCATCTTGTCTCCAATGGTCTGACCATTCACCAGAATACCTGAGGAAACAGAGGGATCCACTCACTCACTGCAggacatgtttttctgtcaccTGTATGACACATGTCCAAAGTGAAACAATAACATGTCATTGTTTAGTTAAGACATGATGGTAATGAGGACCGATGGCTGACCTGATGTTGGGTCTCTGACCAGATTGAAGATGGTTCCTGGTTTGTCATTGATGTTGAAGCACAGAGCGTCTTCTCTGTCAGGGAGCTCTATCATGAAGTGAGGATCTCCATCCACTGCAGGTGACACCAAAGTACAATGACAAGAATGAACACAATCAATAAGAATGCAAATGGTGATGTGCCAACCAGACTACAACCAAAGTTTGTAACCAAGCAACAGGAAACTGCAGCTTAGATACTTACACAGTAATGTCAAAGACTTCATTACTTTGCTTTTTATAACATTACTGTGGGATCAAAGTGATATGCAGAT
This window encodes:
- the LOC114435521 gene encoding inter-alpha-trypsin inhibitor heavy chain H3-like isoform X1 encodes the protein MSAVWRVLQLFAFTCICLPALAQGALVVSRSDAPTEPKEAVGPRPIKKRSTNSANVEVYSVRFTSVVTSRFAHTVMSTKALNKANSSQEIFFEVELPKTAFITNFSMEIHGQMYAGEVKEKEKAKKQYDNAVSSGQTAGLVKASGRKMEKFSVSVNIAAQSSVTFTLIYEELLQRKHGKYEILTRVKAEQPVQEFQIQSDIYEPEGITFVEATASFLTNELLPLVEKTITDTTAHISFSPTAEQQRKCPGCDGTLINGDFIIEYDVKREENLGEVQVVNGYFVHFFSPPDLPRVPKNVVFVIDRSGSMSGTKIAQTRDAMIAILKDLHQDDHFGIILFDGKVVHWKHSLTKATEENVAEAITYVKKIKDKGSTNINGAVLSAVQMLVEERKNKKIPERSTDMVILLTDGMPNSGVTNAEQIQENVRSATGGNMALFCLGIGNDVDYSFLDVMCKQNKGLARRIFLGSDVVIQLKGFYEEVSSPLLLEVELRYPDNTVGSVTKNHYSQLFNGSEIIVAGQLDDNNIDNFLVEVFGQGPEEDFQVRGKARVVDWHRIYPEKKYIFGDFIERLWAYLTIQQLLEKSDLSTQQEKDNITDKVLDMSLQYSFVTPLTSMVVTKPETEDGPDSPLIADKLTEEQRQKAERYAARAPTAAVGSRGSSSTRLQTRLRGMSRGVSDVDGDPHFMIELPDREDALCFNINDKPGTIFNLVRDPTSGFVVNGKLVGKKKLIPDNNLQTYFGRFGITHLKLGLRLDVSTHDISVFSNGKRVNLLWSDATHFKDNNMDLKLTNNCHLTVTLRHSVKFMIIRHTKVWKRRHDQQDYLGFYTLDSHHLSALVQGLLGQFYHGVEFEVAGLHPGKVQERLDATMYVKGRTLNVTRQWQKDFSRDVQNGESIPCWFVDNDGRGLIDGKASDYTVSTLFEY
- the LOC114435521 gene encoding inter-alpha-trypsin inhibitor heavy chain H3-like isoform X2 encodes the protein MSAVWRVLQLFAFTCICLPALAQGALVVSRSDAPTEPKEAVGPRPIKKRSTNSANVEVYSVRFTSVVTSRFAHTVMSTKALNKANSSQEIFFEVELPKTAFITNFSMEIHGQMYAGEVKEKEKAKKQYDNAVSSGQTAGLVKASGRKMEKFSVSVNIAAQSSVTFTLIYEELLQRKHGKYEILTRVKAEQPVQEFQIQSDIYEPEGITFVEATASFLTNELLPLVEKTITDTTAHISFSPTAEQQRKCPGCDGTLINGDFIIEYDVKREENLGEVQVVNGYFVHFFSPPDLPRVPKNVVFVIDRSGSMSGTKIAQTRDAMIAILKDLHQDDHFGIILFDGKVVHWKHSLTKATEENVAEAITYVKKIKDKGSTNINGAVLSAVQMLVEERKNKKIPERSTDMVILLTDGMPNSGVTNAEQIQENVRSATGGNMALFCLGIGNDVDYSFLDVMCKQNKGLARRIFLGSDVVIQLKGFYEEVSSPLLLEVELRYPDNTVGSVTKNHYSQLFNGSEIIVAGQLDDNNIDNFLVEVFGQGPEEDFQVRGKARVVDWHRIYPEKKYIFGDFIERLWAYLTIQQLLEKSTQQEKDNITDKVLDMSLQYSFVTPLTSMVVTKPETEDGPDSPLIADKLTEEQRQKAERYAARAPTAAVGSRGSSSTRLQTRLRGMSRGVSDVDGDPHFMIELPDREDALCFNINDKPGTIFNLVRDPTSGFVVNGKLVGKKKLIPDNNLQTYFGRFGITHLKLGLRLDVSTHDISVFSNGKRVNLLWSDATHFKDNNMDLKLTNNCHLTVTLRHSVKFMIIRHTKVWKRRHDQQDYLGFYTLDSHHLSALVQGLLGQFYHGVEFEVAGLHPGKVQERLDATMYVKGRTLNVTRQWQKDFSRDVQNGESIPCWFVDNDGRGLIDGKASDYTVSTLFEY
- the LOC114435521 gene encoding inter-alpha-trypsin inhibitor heavy chain H3-like isoform X3, which translates into the protein MSTKALNKANSSQEIFFEVELPKTAFITNFSMEIHGQMYAGEVKEKEKAKKQYDNAVSSGQTAGLVKASGRKMEKFSVSVNIAAQSSVTFTLIYEELLQRKHGKYEILTRVKAEQPVQEFQIQSDIYEPEGITFVEATASFLTNELLPLVEKTITDTTAHISFSPTAEQQRKCPGCDGTLINGDFIIEYDVKREENLGEVQVVNGYFVHFFSPPDLPRVPKNVVFVIDRSGSMSGTKIAQTRDAMIAILKDLHQDDHFGIILFDGKVVHWKHSLTKATEENVAEAITYVKKIKDKGSTNINGAVLSAVQMLVEERKNKKIPERSTDMVILLTDGMPNSGVTNAEQIQENVRSATGGNMALFCLGIGNDVDYSFLDVMCKQNKGLARRIFLGSDVVIQLKGFYEEVSSPLLLEVELRYPDNTVGSVTKNHYSQLFNGSEIIVAGQLDDNNIDNFLVEVFGQGPEEDFQVRGKARVVDWHRIYPEKKYIFGDFIERLWAYLTIQQLLEKSDLSTQQEKDNITDKVLDMSLQYSFVTPLTSMVVTKPETEDGPDSPLIADKLTEEQRQKAERYAARAPTAAVGSRGSSSTRLQTRLRGMSRGVSDVDGDPHFMIELPDREDALCFNINDKPGTIFNLVRDPTSGFVVNGKLVGKKKLIPDNNLQTYFGRFGITHLKLGLRLDVSTHDISVFSNGKRVNLLWSDATHFKDNNMDLKLTNNCHLTVTLRHSVKFMIIRHTKVWKRRHDQQDYLGFYTLDSHHLSALVQGLLGQFYHGVEFEVAGLHPGKVQERLDATMYVKGRTLNVTRQWQKDFSRDVQNGESIPCWFVDNDGRGLIDGKASDYTVSTLFEY